A window from Malacoplasma iowae encodes these proteins:
- a CDS encoding alpha/beta hydrolase: MNINWKNIETKIIINNKNPETKNILFLHGFGGNFNNKISFYDYFNNCNFYCINMIGHGNSIIENDNQLDLIYFKEIALEFILKNNLKNLIIMGHSMGGGIALLLFDDLKKHNINFQYILEAPLNPSVINNYSLVEKFIPKTIDDTIMIINSLFFDPLKIFKEKTIYDKYITSEFNKMHNNYQLKLLIKKENQLKWVELIGDVISRLDVLTLLILGDSDPLIPSKETFSLFKNNPNVKTFIIKNSKHMPFFENKEICFSIVKKFIDNL, encoded by the coding sequence ATGAACATAAATTGAAAAAACATTGAAACAAAAATAATTATTAATAATAAAAATCCAGAAACTAAAAATATTTTATTTCTTCATGGTTTTGGTGGTAACTTTAATAACAAAATATCTTTTTATGATTATTTTAATAATTGTAATTTCTATTGTATTAACATGATAGGTCATGGTAATTCTATTATTGAAAATGATAACCAGTTAGATTTAATTTATTTTAAAGAAATCGCTTTAGAATTTATATTAAAAAATAATCTAAAAAATCTTATTATCATGGGTCATTCTATGGGTGGTGGAATTGCTTTACTATTATTTGATGATTTAAAAAAACATAACATTAATTTTCAATATATTCTTGAAGCTCCACTAAACCCATCAGTAATAAATAATTATTCGCTTGTAGAAAAATTTATTCCAAAAACAATTGATGACACAATAATGATAATAAATTCTCTTTTTTTTGATCCTTTAAAAATATTTAAAGAAAAAACAATATATGATAAATACATTACAAGTGAATTCAATAAAATGCATAATAATTACCAATTAAAATTATTAATTAAAAAAGAAAACCAGCTAAAATGAGTTGAATTAATTGGAGATGTTATTTCAAGATTAGATGTTTTAACATTACTAATTTTAGGAGATAGTGATCCTTTAATACCATCCAAAGAAACATTTTCATTATTTAAAAACAATCCAAATGTTAAAACATTTATTATCAAAAATAGCAAACATATGCCGTTTTTTGAAAATAAAGAAATTTGTTTTTCAATAGTAAAAAAATTTATAGATAATTTATAA
- a CDS encoding DUF2278 family protein produces the protein MLDNYGIIKGKIKSFETELNMLTEDERRKKGPHYNMILDVNGKDYHVNINIFSNNPQSPDLKIYCPTHPIDDLKNKRPLNKAMKLQSGAYKNIKKNISIDYIRNKMFDLNKLKVFVNEQFVEQLYLYFLLDHNLKIAKEKNLDITVWCQLYENIDEMNNVKLGIHDVHMNQGNKNNRDNGIYNDGLLMISENKEIKFVCFIAFSGQCLCTDKNGNCKN, from the coding sequence ATGTTAGATAATTATGGAATTATTAAAGGTAAAATAAAATCTTTTGAAACAGAACTTAACATGTTAACTGAAGACGAAAGAAGAAAAAAGGGGCCACATTACAATATGATATTGGATGTAAACGGAAAAGATTATCATGTTAATATAAACATTTTTTCAAACAATCCCCAATCTCCAGATTTAAAAATATACTGTCCAACTCACCCAATAGATGATTTAAAAAATAAAAGACCACTTAATAAGGCAATGAAATTACAAAGTGGAGCATATAAAAACATTAAGAAAAATATTTCCATAGACTATATAAGAAATAAAATGTTTGATCTTAATAAATTAAAAGTATTTGTAAATGAACAATTTGTAGAGCAATTATATTTATATTTTTTACTAGATCATAATTTAAAAATAGCTAAAGAAAAAAATCTTGATATAACAGTTTGGTGTCAATTATATGAAAACATCGATGAAATGAATAATGTAAAACTTGGTATTCATGATGTTCATATGAATCAAGGTAATAAAAACAATAGAGACAATGGTATATATAATGATGGATTACTAATGATATCTGAAAATAAAGAAATTAAATTTGTTTGTTTTATAGCATTTAGTGGACAATGTTTATGTACAGATAAAAATGGTAATTGTAAAAATTAA
- the hpt gene encoding hypoxanthine phosphoribosyltransferase, which translates to MRIDKHVEKILVTHNKIIKSINKCADWINSKFKNQSVVLIGVLKGCTPFVGHLLPKLKIDLVLDFISVSSYANGVKQDENIKIKNLMVDVKDKNVIIADDVIDSGRTLKALKDMFISYGAKSVTLVTLVDKKEGRKINFDVDYSCLSLPNEWIVGWGFDIKESFRNLPYIGILKKEYQQ; encoded by the coding sequence ATGAGAATTGATAAGCATGTAGAGAAAATTTTAGTTACACACAACAAGATAATTAAAAGTATAAACAAATGTGCTGATTGAATAAATAGTAAATTTAAAAATCAAAGTGTTGTATTGATTGGTGTTTTAAAAGGTTGTACTCCTTTTGTTGGTCACCTATTACCAAAGCTTAAAATTGATCTAGTTTTAGATTTTATATCTGTGTCTTCTTATGCAAATGGTGTAAAACAAGATGAAAATATAAAAATTAAAAATTTAATGGTAGATGTAAAAGATAAAAATGTCATCATTGCTGATGATGTTATAGATAGTGGAAGAACATTAAAAGCTTTAAAAGATATGTTTATTTCATATGGGGCTAAAAGTGTTACTTTAGTAACATTGGTAGATAAAAAAGAAGGTAGAAAAATAAACTTTGATGTTGATTATTCATGTTTGTCTCTTCCAAATGAATGAATTGTTGGTTGGGGATTTGATATTAAAGAATCTTTTAGAAATTTACCATACATTGGAATCTTAAAAAAAGAATATCAACAATAA
- the ligA gene encoding NAD-dependent DNA ligase LigA, translating into MNKENIKKEIEILKQNLKQWEYEYYGLENPTVSDYEYDQALKKLISLEIAYPEFKTDDSPSNRVGGYISEKFSKVKHKYPMLSLSNAFDKNDLIKFDADIKKELNVKEVEYVVEPKIDGLSISLIYKNGKLLQAITRGDGVIGEDVTANVKTIKTIPLTIDYQDEIEIRGEIFLTKADFLKINNDKNLIKKFANARNAASGSLRNLDTSITASRNLTGYFYYVPNSRQLNINKQYDVLKWLSDHKILTSKDIIKAKNIDEVIQRVEELTKLRDSFKYDIDGIVIKVNNIDWYEEIGYTSKFPKWATAYKFPANIKTSTLNSIDVTVGRTGRINFIANITPIELDGSIISKATLHNAEYIIEKDIRINDVVEIYKAGDIIPKIIKPIKEERNKNSVEWKPPLHCPCCNSVLVKFENEVDQYCINTNCEDKIIQQISHFCSRDAMNVDGLSEAIIEKFYKNNLINNVADLYEIKNKKEAILNLDILIKEKAFNNIVNAIEKTKENSLEKLIFGLGIRHVGFNVAKLVAKRFKSINGIINASVDDILSIGEVGEKIAISITNWFNDIDNIKTIKRLKEYGVNFNYINEYADFVVSPENEKYKNKSFVITGSFEKNRNEIKNILESVYHAKVTSSVTKNTDYLIIGNSPTQNKIEKAKSLNIPIIEKPFWNN; encoded by the coding sequence ATGAATAAAGAAAATATCAAAAAAGAAATCGAAATCTTAAAGCAAAATTTAAAACAATGAGAGTATGAATATTATGGATTAGAGAATCCAACAGTAAGCGATTATGAATATGATCAAGCTTTAAAAAAATTAATTTCACTTGAAATAGCATACCCAGAATTTAAAACTGATGATTCACCATCAAATCGTGTTGGTGGTTATATATCAGAAAAGTTTAGCAAAGTTAAACACAAATATCCTATGTTATCATTATCAAATGCTTTTGATAAAAATGATCTTATTAAATTTGATGCTGATATAAAAAAAGAACTTAATGTTAAAGAAGTTGAATATGTTGTTGAACCAAAAATTGATGGTTTAAGTATTTCTTTAATTTATAAAAATGGAAAACTTTTACAAGCGATAACAAGAGGTGATGGTGTTATTGGTGAAGATGTTACAGCAAATGTTAAAACAATTAAAACAATACCATTAACAATAGACTATCAAGATGAAATTGAAATTAGGGGTGAAATATTTTTAACTAAAGCAGATTTTTTAAAAATAAATAATGATAAAAATTTGATTAAAAAATTTGCTAATGCTAGAAATGCTGCAAGTGGTTCTTTAAGAAATCTAGATACATCAATTACAGCTTCAAGAAATTTAACTGGATATTTTTATTATGTTCCAAATTCAAGACAACTAAACATTAACAAACAATATGATGTTCTAAAATGATTATCAGATCACAAAATCTTAACATCAAAAGATATTATTAAAGCAAAAAATATTGATGAAGTAATTCAACGTGTTGAAGAGTTAACAAAACTAAGAGATAGCTTTAAATATGATATTGATGGAATAGTTATTAAAGTTAATAATATAGATTGATATGAAGAAATTGGTTATACATCTAAATTCCCTAAATGGGCAACAGCTTATAAGTTTCCTGCAAACATTAAAACATCGACACTTAATTCAATTGATGTAACAGTTGGTAGAACTGGAAGAATTAATTTTATAGCTAATATTACACCAATTGAACTTGATGGTTCAATCATTTCTAAAGCAACACTTCATAATGCAGAATACATTATAGAAAAAGACATTAGAATTAATGATGTTGTAGAAATATATAAAGCTGGCGATATTATTCCTAAGATAATTAAACCAATAAAAGAAGAAAGAAATAAAAATAGTGTAGAATGAAAACCACCTCTTCACTGTCCTTGTTGTAATAGTGTTTTAGTAAAATTTGAAAATGAAGTTGATCAATATTGTATAAATACCAATTGTGAAGATAAAATAATACAACAAATATCACACTTTTGTAGTCGTGATGCTATGAATGTTGATGGTTTATCAGAAGCTATTATTGAAAAGTTTTATAAAAATAATTTAATAAATAATGTAGCTGATTTATATGAAATAAAAAATAAAAAAGAAGCAATATTAAATTTGGACATTTTAATTAAAGAAAAAGCATTTAATAACATTGTTAATGCAATAGAAAAAACAAAAGAAAATTCACTAGAGAAACTAATCTTTGGATTAGGAATAAGACATGTTGGTTTTAATGTTGCAAAACTTGTTGCAAAACGTTTTAAAAGTATCAATGGAATCATTAATGCATCTGTTGATGATATATTATCAATTGGTGAAGTTGGAGAAAAAATTGCTATATCAATAACTAATTGATTTAATGATATAGACAATATAAAAACAATTAAAAGACTTAAAGAATATGGTGTTAATTTCAATTATATAAACGAATATGCAGATTTTGTTGTTTCTCCTGAAAATGAAAAATATAAAAATAAATCATTTGTAATTACAGGATCATTTGAAAAAAACAGAAATGAAATAAAAAATATTTTAGAAAGTGTTTATCATGCAAAAGTTACTTCTTCAGTAACAAAAAATACAGATTATTTAATTATTGGTAATTCGCCTACACAAAACAAAATTGAAAAGGCTAAGAGTTTAAATATTCCTATAATTGAAAAACCATTCTGAAATAACTAA
- the deoC gene encoding deoxyribose-phosphate aldolase, with protein MSEYASYIDHTCLSSDASEDKIIKLCEEAKKYGFYSVCVNPYYINLAKKILANTNVKVCAVIGFPLGQNTTSSKVFETKDAINSGANEIDMVINISKLKNKDIDYCVSEINEIKKACGNNVLKVIVETCLLTEQEKQLACEIVLKSNAEFIKTSTGFSTGGATVEDITLFKKCLGDKKLIKAAGGIKNSDDLIKMIDAGADRIGTSRGVMLMTNKEDNLNTY; from the coding sequence ATGAGCGAATATGCAAGTTATATAGATCATACATGTCTTTCATCTGATGCTTCTGAAGATAAAATAATTAAATTATGTGAAGAAGCAAAAAAATATGGTTTTTATTCTGTTTGTGTAAATCCATATTATATAAATTTAGCTAAAAAAATATTAGCTAATACTAATGTTAAAGTTTGTGCTGTTATAGGTTTTCCTTTGGGACAAAATACAACATCATCAAAAGTATTTGAAACAAAAGATGCTATAAATTCTGGTGCAAATGAAATAGATATGGTAATTAATATTTCTAAACTTAAAAATAAAGATATAGATTATTGTGTCTCTGAAATTAATGAAATTAAAAAAGCTTGTGGCAACAATGTACTAAAAGTAATTGTTGAAACTTGCTTATTAACAGAACAAGAAAAACAATTAGCTTGTGAAATAGTTTTAAAAAGCAATGCTGAATTTATAAAAACATCTACTGGTTTTTCAACTGGTGGAGCAACAGTTGAAGATATCACTTTATTTAAAAAATGTTTGGGTGATAAAAAACTAATTAAAGCAGCTGGTGGAATTAAAAATAGTGATGATCTAATAAAAATGATTGATGCTGGTGCAGATAGAATTGGGACATCTCGTGGTGTTATGTTAATGACAAATAAAGAGGATAATTTAAATACATATTAA